Proteins from a genomic interval of Methanofollis formosanus:
- the serS gene encoding serine--tRNA ligase, with amino-acid sequence MLELKFIRDHPEVVRADLTKRGDEEKLAWLDDLLEKDRRSREIQTQVNQMRSRRNKIGREINAARKAGEDTAPLLEEAASLPKVIKEAETELDAIDERIHYYLMRIPNILHESVPVGKDDTENVEVKRWGEPKVPAFELQNHGALAVEHDWADFERAAKISGAGFYFLKGNLVLLDLALQRYALDLLMERGYTPVSPPYMMNRAAYEGVTDLADFENVMYKIDGEDEFMIATSEHPMAAMYKDEIFEEKDIPLKYAGISPCFRREIGAHGLDTKGLFRVHQFTKVEQFVFCKPEDSWKYHEELLDNAEAYFQGLGLPYHVVNICTGDIGTVAAKKYDIEVWMPREEQYREVVSCSNCTAYQAVGLNIRVRDASDFTSKQPVHTLNSTAVATSRTIRAILENYQREDGSVEVPEVLRKYMGGIETL; translated from the coding sequence ATGCTTGAGTTGAAGTTCATCAGAGACCACCCCGAGGTCGTGAGGGCCGACCTGACGAAGAGGGGAGACGAGGAGAAACTGGCGTGGCTCGACGACCTGCTGGAGAAGGACCGGCGGAGCCGGGAGATCCAGACGCAGGTCAACCAGATGCGGAGCCGGCGCAACAAGATCGGTCGCGAGATCAACGCCGCCAGGAAGGCAGGGGAGGATACCGCGCCCCTCCTCGAAGAGGCGGCGTCCCTCCCGAAGGTGATCAAGGAGGCCGAGACCGAACTCGACGCGATCGACGAGCGGATCCACTACTACCTGATGCGGATCCCCAATATCCTCCACGAGAGCGTCCCGGTCGGCAAGGACGATACCGAGAATGTCGAGGTGAAGCGGTGGGGCGAACCGAAGGTTCCGGCGTTCGAGCTGCAGAACCACGGCGCCCTCGCCGTCGAGCACGACTGGGCCGACTTCGAGCGGGCGGCCAAGATCTCGGGGGCTGGTTTCTACTTCCTCAAGGGCAACCTCGTCCTCCTGGACCTCGCGCTGCAGCGCTACGCCCTCGACCTGCTGATGGAGCGCGGCTACACCCCGGTCTCGCCCCCGTACATGATGAACCGGGCGGCGTACGAGGGGGTCACCGACCTCGCCGATTTCGAGAACGTGATGTACAAGATCGACGGCGAGGACGAGTTCATGATCGCCACGAGCGAGCACCCGATGGCGGCGATGTACAAGGACGAGATCTTTGAGGAGAAAGATATCCCCCTGAAGTACGCCGGGATCAGCCCGTGTTTCAGGCGGGAGATCGGCGCCCACGGACTCGACACCAAGGGGCTCTTCCGCGTCCACCAGTTCACGAAGGTGGAGCAGTTCGTCTTCTGCAAGCCCGAAGACTCGTGGAAATATCACGAGGAACTCCTGGACAATGCTGAGGCATACTTCCAGGGCCTCGGCCTCCCGTACCATGTGGTCAACATCTGCACCGGCGACATCGGGACGGTCGCGGCGAAGAAGTACGACATCGAGGTCTGGATGCCCCGCGAGGAGCAGTACCGCGAGGTGGTCTCGTGCTCGAACTGCACCGCGTACCAGGCGGTCGGACTGAACATCAGGGTGCGCGACGCCTCCGACTTCACCTCCAAGCAGCCGGTCCACACCCTCAACAGCACGGCGGTGGCGACTTCCCGGACGATCCGGGCGATCCTCGAGAACTACCAGCGCGAGGACGGCTCGGTCGAGGTGCCCGAGGTGCTCAGGAAGTACATGGGCGGCATCGAGACGCTGTGA
- a CDS encoding TMEM175 family protein, which yields MAGRRDEEEKRPGRSILTDVLPADRLNAFADGVFAIVITLLVLELPVPEGGEALVPALLEAWPDFLAYIISFVFIGGFWMTHASITRLTAEEDEVTFRLTLMTLFFVSFLPFTTRLMAGHLVGAGSHLSVLVYGLDLLVASVMLSAIMRYLAWRPELLVDGLAEDDFRLMERRRRSGIVFNGIGVLLALFLPPAAIVVYIAVAFFFFVQPFFYKRILRRSRER from the coding sequence ATGGCGGGCCGCCGCGACGAGGAAGAGAAGAGACCGGGCCGGAGTATCCTGACCGACGTGCTCCCCGCCGACCGGTTGAACGCCTTTGCCGACGGCGTCTTTGCGATCGTCATCACGCTCCTCGTCCTCGAACTCCCGGTGCCGGAGGGCGGCGAAGCCCTGGTCCCGGCGCTCCTGGAGGCATGGCCCGACTTCCTCGCCTATATCATCAGTTTCGTATTCATCGGCGGGTTCTGGATGACGCATGCGTCCATCACCCGCCTGACCGCCGAGGAAGACGAGGTCACGTTCCGCCTCACCCTGATGACGCTCTTCTTCGTCTCCTTCCTGCCGTTCACCACGAGGTTGATGGCCGGCCACCTCGTCGGGGCGGGTTCGCACCTCTCGGTCCTCGTCTACGGCCTGGACCTCCTCGTCGCCTCGGTCATGCTGAGTGCGATCATGCGCTACCTCGCGTGGCGCCCCGAACTGCTCGTCGACGGGCTTGCCGAGGATGATTTCCGCCTCATGGAGAGACGGCGGCGGTCGGGCATCGTCTTCAACGGGATCGGGGTGCTGCTCGCCCTCTTCCTGCCGCCGGCGGCGATCGTGGTGTACATCGCGGTGGCGTTCTTCTTCTTTGTCCAGCCGTTTTTCTATAAACGGATCCTCAGGCGGTCTCGGGAGAGGTGA
- a CDS encoding chloride channel protein, translated as MLPLEKPWYQKLLALALVLGVAGGLWALLFMGIVNTGTGFFFGGSGTDWWTGAWWWILLTALGGLAVAVLRTAWKVPSEVPGAIALAQQAWIDPRTAPYWVAISVVSLITGASLGPSFALVVMGGAFGSWLVTRLGIADEEARQEYTLTGMASGLGGAFSAPIFATILASELSPTSKKNYLAAFIPELFGATVGALIFYGVTGSAILGSYPLPAFEFQYVHLLIGALLGILAAVVLIVFALVSKAVTIVFERASSPLLCGTVGGALVGLIAWALPLTATGGSSQLAAELQVSAALGSGFLAAVLIAKMVAIALSQSSGFLGGLVFPMIFVGGTAGLLVHSLFPEIPIALCVGAMLAAVPGAFLTAPVALVLIAFGTVGIAPGAMAPIGLAVVTAHITVSLFRAAVVRKQNLELEGVR; from the coding sequence ATGCTTCCACTTGAAAAACCGTGGTACCAAAAACTTCTCGCCCTTGCGCTGGTACTCGGGGTGGCCGGCGGGCTGTGGGCGCTTCTCTTCATGGGGATCGTCAATACGGGGACCGGCTTTTTCTTCGGCGGTTCGGGCACCGACTGGTGGACCGGCGCCTGGTGGTGGATACTGCTCACGGCCCTCGGGGGGCTTGCGGTTGCCGTGCTCCGCACCGCCTGGAAGGTTCCCTCCGAGGTGCCGGGGGCCATCGCACTCGCTCAACAGGCCTGGATCGATCCGAGAACCGCCCCGTACTGGGTGGCGATATCGGTGGTCTCTCTCATTACCGGCGCGAGTCTGGGGCCGTCATTTGCACTCGTCGTGATGGGGGGCGCATTTGGCTCGTGGCTCGTGACCCGCCTGGGCATAGCGGACGAAGAAGCGAGACAGGAGTACACGCTCACGGGTATGGCGAGCGGCCTCGGAGGCGCCTTTTCCGCTCCGATTTTTGCGACCATTCTCGCCTCCGAACTCTCGCCGACGTCGAAGAAGAACTACCTGGCCGCGTTCATCCCCGAACTTTTCGGGGCAACCGTCGGCGCGCTCATTTTCTATGGCGTGACCGGAAGCGCCATTCTGGGTTCCTATCCCCTTCCGGCGTTTGAGTTCCAGTACGTTCATCTGCTGATCGGAGCGTTGCTCGGGATTCTGGCCGCAGTCGTGCTGATCGTGTTTGCCCTCGTCAGCAAGGCAGTTACGATCGTGTTCGAGCGGGCCTCCAGTCCTCTTCTGTGCGGCACGGTCGGCGGCGCACTCGTCGGCCTGATCGCATGGGCCCTGCCCCTGACCGCAACCGGCGGCAGCAGTCAACTTGCCGCGGAACTTCAGGTCTCTGCCGCACTCGGGTCAGGGTTTCTTGCCGCCGTCCTGATCGCCAAAATGGTCGCCATTGCACTGAGTCAGTCCAGCGGCTTTCTGGGGGGTCTGGTCTTCCCGATGATCTTTGTCGGCGGGACCGCCGGGCTCCTCGTGCACAGCCTCTTCCCCGAGATCCCGATCGCCCTCTGTGTCGGGGCGATGCTGGCGGCGGTGCCGGGCGCCTTCCTGACCGCACCGGTCGCCCTCGTCCTGATCGCGTTCGGTACGGTCGGCATCGCCCCGGGCGCAATGGCCCCGATCGGCCTTGCCGTCGTGACCGCACATATCACGGTCTCGCTCTTTCGGGCCGCGGTGGTCAGGAAGCAGAACCTTGAACTGGAGGGGGTGAGGTGA
- a CDS encoding DUF5518 domain-containing protein: MNGSNSRQFWTGVIAGLVVALIVNYLITIGGAFIGGIVTGVIVRGGAKNGGKAGVYLGLLNAVVLAAAIFVYGIETAPPDISYLGFLGSTLFIVVALFPLFGLFGYVGGLIGGSLTK; this comes from the coding sequence ATGAACGGATCAAATTCACGGCAGTTCTGGACCGGCGTGATCGCGGGACTGGTGGTGGCGCTCATCGTCAACTACCTCATCACCATCGGCGGCGCCTTCATCGGCGGCATCGTGACCGGCGTGATCGTGCGGGGCGGCGCAAAGAACGGGGGGAAAGCAGGCGTCTATCTCGGCCTCCTGAACGCCGTGGTGCTGGCGGCCGCCATCTTCGTGTACGGCATCGAGACCGCCCCACCCGACATCAGTTACCTCGGGTTCCTCGGCTCGACGCTCTTCATCGTCGTCGCCCTCTTCCCGCTCTTCGGCCTCTTCGGCTATGTGGGCGGGCTTATCGGGGGGTCGCTAACAAAGTGA
- a CDS encoding LURP-one-related/scramblase family protein, with translation MLRRRGGAALRRREEGAHRYRMREKIIAFGDDYWIEDEAGEKAFKVDGKMLRVRNTLVIQDRGGQDLYKIQERMLRIKDTMEIERAEGGTAATIKKALIAPLRDRWTVKIPEGEDWSVQGNILDHEYRIDAGRERVAEVSKKWFRIRDTYGVEIAPGHDAALVLAITAAIDQMAHD, from the coding sequence ATGTTGCGACGAAGGGGAGGCGCCGCCCTGCGGCGCAGAGAGGAAGGGGCACACCGGTACAGGATGAGAGAGAAGATCATCGCTTTCGGGGACGACTACTGGATCGAGGACGAGGCCGGAGAGAAGGCCTTCAAGGTGGACGGGAAGATGCTCCGCGTCCGCAACACGCTGGTCATCCAGGACAGGGGGGGGCAGGACCTCTACAAAATCCAGGAGCGGATGCTCCGTATCAAGGACACGATGGAGATCGAGCGGGCCGAGGGGGGGACGGCGGCGACGATCAAGAAGGCGCTGATCGCCCCGCTCAGGGACCGGTGGACGGTGAAGATCCCCGAGGGGGAGGACTGGAGTGTGCAGGGGAACATCCTGGACCACGAGTACCGGATCGATGCCGGGCGGGAGCGGGTCGCGGAGGTCTCGAAGAAGTGGTTCAGGATCCGGGACACCTACGGCGTGGAGATCGCACCCGGCCATGACGCTGCGCTCGTCCTGGCGATAACGGCGGCGATCGACCAGATGGCGCACGATTGA
- a CDS encoding DUF4405 domain-containing protein, translating to MERRDSLYCIDMGMVIAFLLCGVTGILKWPGLVGVPGWGCHGFGTMTLIHDWSGLALCVLALVHVAMHWRWLAAMTRKKLHMR from the coding sequence ATGGAACGACGAGATAGTCTCTATTGTATCGATATGGGGATGGTGATCGCCTTTCTCCTCTGCGGCGTCACCGGCATTCTCAAATGGCCCGGGCTTGTGGGTGTGCCGGGGTGGGGGTGTCATGGTTTCGGCACCATGACGCTGATCCATGACTGGTCCGGTCTGGCGCTCTGTGTGCTCGCTCTGGTGCATGTGGCGATGCACTGGCGGTGGCTCGCGGCAATGACACGGAAAAAACTGCATATGAGGTGA
- the iorA gene encoding indolepyruvate ferredoxin oxidoreductase subunit alpha, producing the protein MVKRYLLGNEAIAHACIEAGIDFASGYPGTPSSEVVDTLRAQKEREFYIEWSVNEKVAFENALAASWCGLRSMVTMKHVGLNVAADPLMTSAYTGAKGGFVVLSADDPYAHSSQNEQDTRRYAHFAKIPCMVPASVQEAHDMMKDAFALSEAVGLPVLYRPTTRICHSKGDVDLGDVSEEHRTGAFEKDPTQYVVVPAHTRVLHKRLNEKQPAVRKAVHALGYNTAEVRGKAAVVACGIAASYVREVLPADVSFMKIGCFPVDPAWMEEFVRAHETVLIVEEGAPIVEERLRQLSCGVKVFGQMDGIVPKEGEFSPAVVADAMVQAGILAASPVPAPAAPAAGLPPRPPILCAGCPHRSVFYAIKRAFPDGIYPSDIGCYTLGLQLGTVDTTICMGASVTVGSGIAHSGEERPVVATIGDSTFLHTGIQGLINAVYNNAEITLVILDNRITAMTGHQPNPCTGETAMGEATVPVSLEALCRACGVQFVETVDPYDFTATLQVLKEAKARPGVKVVIAKQACVITAKRAKVRRGRYVVDPEVCTACGACLRFGCPAIGRDENDKAVINELCNGCGVCADLCPTGAIGKEGRR; encoded by the coding sequence ATGGTGAAACGATACCTCCTTGGGAACGAAGCCATCGCCCATGCCTGCATCGAAGCGGGCATCGACTTCGCGAGCGGCTATCCCGGAACACCGTCGTCCGAGGTGGTCGACACACTCAGGGCGCAGAAGGAGCGGGAGTTCTACATCGAATGGTCGGTGAACGAGAAAGTGGCCTTCGAGAACGCCCTCGCCGCATCCTGGTGCGGGCTCCGCTCGATGGTGACCATGAAGCACGTGGGCCTCAACGTCGCCGCCGACCCCCTGATGACCAGCGCCTACACCGGGGCGAAGGGGGGGTTCGTCGTCCTCTCGGCCGACGACCCCTACGCCCACTCCTCGCAGAACGAGCAGGACACCCGGCGCTACGCCCACTTCGCAAAGATCCCCTGCATGGTCCCCGCGAGCGTGCAGGAGGCGCACGACATGATGAAGGACGCCTTCGCCCTCTCCGAAGCGGTGGGCCTGCCGGTGCTGTACCGGCCGACGACCAGGATCTGCCACTCCAAGGGCGACGTCGACCTGGGCGACGTGAGCGAGGAGCACCGCACCGGCGCCTTCGAGAAGGACCCGACGCAGTACGTCGTGGTCCCGGCGCACACCCGCGTGCTCCACAAGCGGCTCAACGAGAAGCAGCCCGCGGTCAGGAAGGCCGTCCACGCCCTCGGGTACAACACCGCCGAGGTCCGCGGGAAGGCCGCGGTCGTCGCCTGCGGGATCGCCGCCTCCTACGTGCGCGAGGTGCTCCCGGCCGACGTCTCCTTCATGAAGATCGGGTGCTTCCCGGTCGACCCGGCCTGGATGGAGGAGTTCGTCCGGGCGCACGAGACCGTGCTGATCGTCGAGGAGGGCGCACCGATCGTCGAAGAGCGGCTCCGCCAACTTTCCTGCGGCGTGAAGGTCTTCGGGCAGATGGACGGGATCGTCCCCAAAGAGGGCGAGTTCTCCCCGGCCGTCGTCGCCGACGCCATGGTGCAGGCCGGGATCCTCGCGGCCTCGCCTGTCCCGGCGCCCGCCGCCCCGGCCGCCGGCCTCCCGCCAAGGCCGCCGATCCTCTGTGCCGGGTGCCCGCACCGCTCGGTCTTCTACGCGATCAAGCGGGCCTTCCCTGACGGCATCTACCCCTCAGACATCGGGTGCTACACCCTCGGCCTCCAGCTCGGCACCGTGGACACCACCATCTGCATGGGCGCCTCGGTCACCGTCGGGAGCGGCATCGCTCACTCTGGTGAAGAACGGCCGGTCGTCGCCACCATCGGCGACTCGACCTTCCTCCACACCGGTATCCAGGGGCTCATCAACGCGGTGTACAACAACGCCGAGATTACCCTGGTCATCCTGGACAACCGGATCACTGCGATGACCGGCCACCAGCCCAACCCATGCACCGGGGAGACGGCGATGGGCGAAGCAACTGTTCCGGTCTCCCTGGAAGCCCTCTGCCGGGCATGCGGCGTGCAGTTCGTCGAGACCGTCGACCCCTACGACTTCACCGCCACCCTCCAGGTGCTCAAGGAGGCGAAGGCTCGGCCCGGCGTCAAGGTGGTCATCGCCAAACAGGCCTGCGTCATCACCGCGAAGCGGGCGAAGGTCAGGCGGGGCCGGTACGTCGTCGACCCCGAGGTCTGCACCGCGTGCGGCGCCTGCCTCAGGTTCGGGTGCCCGGCCATCGGGCGCGACGAGAACGACAAAGCCGTGATCAACGAACTCTGCAACGGCTGCGGGGTCTGCGCCGACCTCTGCCCCACCGGCGCCATCGGAAAGGAGGGACGGAGATGA
- a CDS encoding indolepyruvate oxidoreductase subunit beta, translating to MNSSFDVLIVGIGGQGTILASNIIGEACLIEETPIKGVETHGMAQRGGSVESHVRIGGEFGPLIVPGGADLMIALDLLEAVRYRHYLKKGARILVNDHTVVPTSVHTQGLEMPGRDALVADLADFDLTMVDAAGLATEAGNLIVQNVVMLGAAAPSFPLKPESLEEAVRRSVPPKTLDLNLRAFALGREAGLKKE from the coding sequence ATGAACAGCAGTTTTGACGTACTGATCGTGGGTATCGGCGGGCAGGGCACCATCCTTGCCTCGAACATCATCGGCGAGGCCTGCCTCATCGAGGAGACCCCGATCAAGGGCGTGGAGACCCACGGCATGGCCCAGCGCGGCGGGTCGGTGGAGAGCCACGTCAGGATCGGCGGGGAGTTCGGCCCCCTCATCGTGCCGGGCGGCGCCGACCTGATGATCGCCCTCGACCTCCTGGAGGCGGTGCGGTACCGCCACTACCTCAAGAAGGGAGCGCGGATCCTCGTCAACGACCACACCGTCGTCCCCACCTCGGTCCACACCCAGGGCCTGGAAATGCCGGGCCGCGACGCCCTCGTCGCCGACCTCGCCGACTTCGACCTCACCATGGTCGACGCCGCGGGCCTCGCCACCGAGGCCGGCAACCTCATTGTGCAGAACGTCGTGATGCTCGGCGCCGCGGCGCCCTCCTTCCCGCTCAAACCCGAGAGCCTGGAAGAAGCGGTGCGGCGCTCGGTCCCGCCAAAGACCCTCGACCTCAACCTCAGGGCCTTTGCCCTGGGACGCGAGGCCGGGCTGAAGAAGGAATGA
- a CDS encoding tRNA (N(6)-L-threonylcarbamoyladenosine(37)-C(2))-methylthiotransferase — MDEFRDRRVWIETYGCTYNQADSHRLAGILEGQGCQIVDDPAAADLVVVNTCIVIGRTERHMLRRIRACADRDLVVTGCMPVVMGEAVLAAAPHARLVLPAEIDRRWPAGCAQTGGAVGILQISSGCVGRCAYCITRAARGRLQSRPADRVCEDLAALVAGGVAEVQVTAQDVSAWGLETGDGRLPDLVRAMTAVPGEFRLRLGMMNPATALDSLDALVEACRNEKVFSFVHLPVQSGCDRVLASMRRGNTVAEFEEVVAAFRAGVPGVRVCTDLIVGYPTETEEDFEETLAMVERVRPDKVNITRYSVRPGTPAADLKQIPGRVVKARSRRLDAAVKRIFSEKNEAVLGQVVRAVVVGQKRPGSVVARDQAYREIVVQGDLKPGTWVEVEVTGNRTVYLTGRLNEGSTYSDRSNSVPTEH; from the coding sequence ATGGACGAGTTCAGGGACAGGCGGGTGTGGATCGAGACCTACGGATGCACCTACAACCAGGCCGATTCTCACCGGTTGGCCGGGATCCTGGAGGGGCAGGGGTGTCAGATCGTCGACGATCCGGCGGCGGCCGATCTGGTCGTCGTCAACACCTGTATCGTCATCGGCCGGACCGAGCGCCATATGCTCAGGCGGATCCGGGCGTGCGCGGACCGCGACCTGGTGGTCACCGGGTGCATGCCGGTGGTCATGGGGGAGGCGGTCCTGGCCGCGGCGCCGCACGCGCGCCTCGTCCTCCCGGCCGAGATCGACCGGCGCTGGCCGGCGGGGTGTGCGCAGACGGGGGGCGCGGTCGGGATCCTCCAGATCTCCTCAGGGTGCGTGGGCCGATGCGCCTACTGCATCACCCGTGCGGCGCGGGGGAGGCTGCAGAGCCGGCCGGCGGATCGGGTCTGCGAGGACCTGGCGGCCCTCGTGGCCGGCGGGGTCGCGGAGGTGCAGGTGACGGCGCAGGACGTGAGCGCCTGGGGGCTTGAAACCGGCGACGGGCGTCTGCCCGACCTGGTGCGGGCGATGACGGCGGTGCCGGGCGAGTTCAGGCTGCGCCTGGGGATGATGAACCCGGCGACGGCGCTCGACTCGCTCGATGCCCTGGTGGAGGCGTGCCGAAACGAGAAGGTCTTCTCCTTCGTCCACCTCCCGGTCCAGTCCGGGTGCGACCGGGTGCTCGCTTCGATGCGGCGGGGCAACACGGTCGCGGAGTTCGAGGAGGTCGTCGCCGCCTTCCGCGCCGGGGTGCCGGGGGTGCGGGTCTGCACCGACCTCATCGTCGGCTACCCGACCGAGACCGAGGAGGACTTCGAGGAGACCCTGGCGATGGTCGAGCGGGTCAGGCCCGACAAGGTGAACATCACGCGCTACTCGGTGCGGCCGGGCACGCCGGCGGCCGACCTGAAGCAGATCCCCGGACGGGTGGTGAAGGCGCGTTCACGTCGTCTGGACGCCGCGGTCAAGCGGATCTTTTCTGAGAAGAACGAGGCGGTGCTGGGCCAGGTCGTGCGGGCGGTGGTCGTGGGGCAGAAGCGGCCGGGCTCGGTGGTGGCCCGCGACCAGGCGTACCGCGAGATCGTGGTCCAGGGCGACCTGAAGCCCGGGACCTGGGTCGAGGTGGAGGTGACCGGGAACCGGACGGTGTACCTGACCGGAAGGCTGAACGAAGGGTCTACATATAGTGATAGGTCAAATTCAGTACCAACGGAGCATTAG
- the nadX gene encoding aspartate dehydrogenase — translation MLTIGLLGCGNIGNIIIKNHVGVDIVALFDQMPGRAEEAGKLCDAKAFGNIEDFLNEDYDIVVEAASIDAAQKYAASVLEHGKDLVVMSVGVFADELFRQEITDLASSLGQKIYIPSGAIFGLDNLKIGQVSGITRLLLRTTKNPRSLNIEECAERTCLFSGMANECIRHYPKNTNVSVALELAAGRDVEVELWADPSVDRNVHEIFIEGDFGEATITVKNLPSPDNPATSYLAALSIVTLLKNLGEPMRVGT, via the coding sequence ATGCTCACCATAGGCCTGCTAGGGTGCGGCAATATCGGGAATATCATAATTAAAAATCATGTAGGAGTCGATATTGTCGCCCTTTTTGACCAGATGCCCGGACGTGCAGAGGAGGCTGGGAAACTCTGCGACGCGAAGGCGTTTGGAAATATCGAAGACTTTCTCAATGAAGACTACGATATCGTTGTTGAAGCGGCTTCCATCGATGCCGCTCAGAAATATGCCGCCTCGGTTCTTGAACATGGGAAAGACCTTGTCGTCATGAGCGTCGGAGTCTTTGCCGACGAACTGTTCAGACAGGAGATCACCGACCTCGCCTCGTCCCTCGGCCAAAAGATCTATATTCCGAGCGGGGCGATCTTCGGACTCGACAACCTCAAGATCGGGCAAGTCTCAGGGATCACCAGACTGCTGCTGCGCACGACCAAGAACCCGCGGTCCCTCAATATCGAAGAGTGCGCCGAACGCACGTGCCTCTTCTCAGGGATGGCGAACGAGTGCATCAGGCACTATCCCAAGAATACCAACGTCTCGGTCGCCCTCGAACTCGCCGCCGGCAGGGACGTGGAGGTGGAACTCTGGGCCGACCCGAGCGTCGACAGGAACGTGCACGAGATCTTCATCGAAGGCGACTTCGGTGAGGCGACGATCACCGTGAAGAACCTGCCGAGCCCGGACAACCCGGCGACCAGCTACCTTGCCGCGCTCTCGATCGTGACCCTGCTCAAGAACCTCGGCGAACCGATGAGAGTGGGAACATGA
- the nadA gene encoding quinolinate synthase NadA, whose amino-acid sequence MIQDEIRKLKEEQGAVILAHNYQIPEVQDIADFVGDSLELAIKAKEATADVLIFCGVEFMAETAKILNPSRKVILPVENAGCPLADCLTPEMVREARARHPDAAVVLYVNSTIESKAEADITCTSANAVEVVRSLAEETVLFGPDANLAHYVAAQVPEKMVIPLPEGGHCPVHRKYTLADVEAGHARGDAVVCHPECDPAIQEASDLIASTGGMARQAHLHQNWTVLTEEGMAYRLGRLFPDRTFHAVEGVVCEDMKRTTLEDVLRALETGEYEVTIDDEVAARARTAIERMIALRG is encoded by the coding sequence ATGATCCAGGACGAAATACGGAAACTCAAAGAAGAACAGGGCGCGGTGATCCTCGCCCACAACTACCAGATACCTGAGGTCCAGGACATCGCCGACTTTGTAGGCGACAGCCTGGAACTCGCGATCAAGGCCAAGGAAGCCACCGCCGACGTGCTCATCTTCTGCGGGGTCGAGTTCATGGCCGAGACCGCGAAGATCCTCAACCCCTCGAGAAAGGTCATCCTCCCGGTGGAGAACGCCGGGTGTCCGCTCGCCGACTGTCTCACCCCGGAGATGGTCCGCGAGGCGAGGGCCCGCCACCCTGACGCCGCCGTGGTGCTGTACGTCAACTCGACGATCGAGTCCAAGGCCGAGGCCGATATCACCTGCACCTCGGCGAACGCCGTCGAGGTGGTGCGGTCCCTTGCCGAGGAGACGGTGCTCTTCGGGCCCGACGCCAACCTGGCGCACTATGTCGCAGCGCAGGTGCCGGAGAAGATGGTCATCCCCCTCCCGGAGGGCGGCCACTGCCCGGTCCACCGGAAATACACGCTCGCCGACGTCGAGGCCGGGCACGCACGGGGCGACGCCGTGGTCTGCCACCCCGAATGCGACCCCGCGATCCAGGAGGCTTCAGACCTTATCGCCTCCACCGGCGGGATGGCCAGACAGGCGCACCTCCACCAGAACTGGACGGTGCTCACCGAGGAGGGGATGGCCTACCGTCTCGGCCGCCTCTTCCCTGATCGCACCTTCCATGCCGTCGAGGGCGTCGTCTGCGAGGACATGAAGCGCACGACCCTCGAAGACGTGCTCAGGGCCCTCGAGACCGGGGAGTACGAGGTGACCATCGACGATGAGGTCGCCGCCCGTGCCCGCACGGCCATCGAGCGGATGATCGCCCTCAGGGGGTGA
- the nadC gene encoding carboxylating nicotinate-nucleotide diphosphorylase, which translates to MRSTTVDLGRLVSFLEEDAPFGDITSEAVVPAEVVLAAAVRTRERCVIAGLEEGVALFRHLGVEAEATVEDGAEVDPGTTVMTVSGPARAVLLGERTVLNIIGRMSGIATATRAAVRAVEAADPHLKVASTRKTAPGLRALDKKAAVLGGAEAHRLSLSDMVLIKDNHLGLVGFEEAVRRARAYTLYHKVEIEVETAEDAVVAAKAGADLILLDNMDPAAVAGAIKALQAAGLRDRVLVEVSGGITPETAPDYGGTGADLVSMGALTHTVRNVDVGLDIV; encoded by the coding sequence GTGAGAAGCACGACCGTCGACCTCGGGCGCCTCGTCTCGTTCCTGGAGGAGGACGCCCCCTTCGGCGACATCACCTCCGAGGCCGTGGTGCCCGCGGAGGTCGTGCTCGCCGCGGCGGTCAGGACGCGGGAACGCTGCGTCATCGCCGGGCTTGAGGAGGGCGTCGCCCTCTTCAGACACCTCGGCGTCGAGGCCGAGGCGACGGTCGAGGACGGCGCGGAGGTCGACCCCGGCACGACGGTGATGACCGTCTCCGGGCCGGCCCGCGCCGTCCTCCTGGGCGAACGCACGGTCCTCAACATCATCGGCCGGATGAGTGGGATCGCCACCGCGACGCGGGCGGCAGTGCGGGCGGTGGAGGCCGCCGACCCCCATCTGAAGGTCGCCTCCACGCGGAAGACCGCGCCCGGCCTCCGGGCCCTGGACAAGAAGGCCGCGGTCCTCGGCGGGGCGGAGGCCCACCGCCTCTCCCTCTCCGACATGGTCCTCATCAAGGACAACCACCTCGGCCTCGTCGGGTTCGAGGAGGCGGTGCGGCGGGCCCGCGCCTACACCCTCTATCACAAGGTGGAGATCGAGGTGGAGACGGCCGAAGACGCCGTCGTCGCCGCAAAGGCCGGCGCAGACCTGATCCTCCTCGACAACATGGATCCTGCGGCGGTCGCCGGCGCAATCAAGGCGCTTCAGGCGGCCGGTCTGCGCGACCGCGTCCTCGTCGAGGTCTCGGGGGGAATAACGCCCGAAACCGCCCCTGATTACGGGGGGACCGGGGCCGACCTGGTCAGCATGGGTGCCCTGACCCATACGGTCAGGAACGTGGACGTCGGGCTCGATATCGTCTGA